The proteins below are encoded in one region of Pseudomonas ekonensis:
- a CDS encoding alpha/beta hydrolase, producing the protein MNVLTQTLVGSLLALSIGHAFADSGVEHNTQAFLDALNSGSGKPIEQLSPKDARAVLSGAQAGVKLTLPKADVSEKTITVDGQDIRLTIVRPAGVKGTLPVFMYFHGGGWVLGDFPTHERLVRDLVAGSGAAAVFVNYTPSPEAHYPVAINQAYGATKWVAEHGKEINVDGKRLAVAGNSVGGNMAAVVSLMAKDKGTPSIKYQVLLWPVTDANFETASYNQYAEGHFLTKNMMKWFWDNYTTDPKQRAEIYASPLRATAEQLKGLPPALIQTASADVLRDEGEAYARKLDQAGVPVTAVRYNGMIHDYGLLNVVSQVPAVRSAMLQAGEELKAHLK; encoded by the coding sequence ATGAACGTCTTGACCCAAACACTGGTTGGCTCGCTCCTTGCCCTGTCGATCGGTCACGCATTCGCTGACTCTGGCGTCGAACACAACACCCAGGCATTCCTCGACGCGCTGAACTCAGGCAGCGGAAAACCCATCGAGCAGCTTTCGCCGAAGGACGCCCGCGCGGTGCTGAGCGGCGCTCAGGCCGGGGTAAAACTGACACTGCCCAAGGCGGATGTCAGCGAGAAGACCATCACCGTCGACGGCCAGGACATCCGCTTGACCATCGTGCGTCCGGCGGGCGTGAAGGGAACCTTGCCTGTGTTCATGTACTTCCACGGCGGCGGCTGGGTGCTGGGAGACTTCCCGACCCACGAACGCCTGGTGCGGGACCTGGTGGCCGGGTCGGGGGCGGCGGCGGTGTTCGTCAATTACACCCCGTCCCCTGAAGCGCACTACCCGGTGGCGATCAACCAGGCCTACGGGGCAACCAAATGGGTGGCCGAACATGGCAAGGAAATCAATGTCGACGGCAAGCGCCTGGCGGTAGCGGGCAACAGCGTCGGCGGCAACATGGCGGCCGTGGTCAGCCTGATGGCCAAGGATAAAGGTACTCCGTCCATCAAGTACCAGGTGCTGCTGTGGCCGGTGACCGACGCCAACTTCGAGACAGCGTCGTACAACCAGTACGCCGAGGGGCATTTCCTCACCAAGAACATGATGAAGTGGTTCTGGGACAACTACACCACCGACCCCAAGCAACGTGCCGAAATCTACGCCTCGCCGCTGCGCGCCACCGCTGAACAGTTGAAAGGTCTGCCGCCAGCGCTGATCCAGACCGCAAGCGCCGATGTCCTGCGCGACGAAGGGGAAGCCTACGCCCGCAAACTGGACCAAGCCGGCGTGCCCGTCACCGCGGTGCGCTACAACGGCATGATCCACGACTACGGCTTGCTCAACGTGGTCAGCCAGGTGCCGGCGGTACGCTCGGCAATGTTGCAGGCTGGCGAAGAGCTGAAGGCTCACTTGAAGTGA
- a CDS encoding RidA family protein — MAASQPFNKQTAYWGVSWEEAYGYPQARRVGNEIYVSGQFNHDEEGNLVAPAPLDADGRPSDFSSMGEQMRVSYDNISKLLALYGATMQDVVEETLYVLDMDAAFAVVGKVRKAAYGTERPQCASNIIGVSRLAQRPQLIEIVCKAVIGARAV, encoded by the coding sequence ATGGCAGCTTCACAACCGTTCAACAAGCAAACCGCCTACTGGGGCGTTTCCTGGGAGGAAGCGTATGGCTATCCACAGGCGCGGCGGGTAGGAAACGAGATCTACGTGTCAGGTCAGTTCAACCATGACGAGGAAGGTAATCTGGTCGCCCCGGCACCGCTGGACGCCGACGGCAGGCCCAGTGATTTTTCTTCGATGGGAGAGCAGATGCGGGTCTCTTACGACAACATTTCCAAGCTGCTCGCCCTGTATGGCGCAACGATGCAGGATGTGGTCGAGGAAACGCTTTATGTGCTGGACATGGACGCCGCGTTCGCGGTGGTCGGCAAAGTGCGCAAGGCGGCCTATGGCACTGAGCGGCCTCAGTGCGCGAGCAATATCATTGGGGTGTCGAGACTTGCCCAGCGTCCGCAGTTGATCGAGATCGTGTGCAAGGCCGTGATTGGCGCCCGAGCCGTCTGA
- a CDS encoding DsbA family oxidoreductase: MTPTVTLDFVSDVVCPWCALGATALEQAIANLAGEVSVELTYKPFELNPDMPAEGEPAEQHLMRKYGRSAADIAAGKRMQIERGQAIGFEFDLQKRTHFYNTFDAHRLLMWAAQEGRQIALKKILLRAYFRDGANPSDRPTLVQLAAEAGLDTARARKVLANDEFAGEVRQLETFYRQHGINSVPALILNGTHLVSGSQSVEYYEQMLKQLAKA; encoded by the coding sequence ATGACCCCGACCGTGACCCTCGATTTCGTCTCCGACGTGGTGTGCCCCTGGTGCGCCCTCGGGGCGACGGCGCTGGAACAGGCCATCGCCAACCTGGCCGGCGAAGTGTCGGTGGAGCTGACCTACAAGCCCTTCGAACTGAACCCGGACATGCCGGCCGAAGGCGAACCGGCGGAGCAGCACCTGATGCGCAAGTACGGGCGCAGCGCCGCCGACATCGCCGCCGGCAAGCGGATGCAGATCGAACGCGGCCAGGCCATCGGCTTCGAGTTCGACCTGCAGAAGCGCACGCACTTCTACAACACCTTCGACGCCCACCGCCTGCTGATGTGGGCGGCGCAGGAAGGGCGGCAGATCGCGCTGAAGAAGATCCTGCTGCGCGCCTACTTCCGGGACGGCGCCAACCCGAGCGACCGGCCGACCCTGGTGCAACTGGCTGCCGAAGCGGGACTGGATACGGCCCGGGCCCGCAAGGTGCTGGCCAACGACGAGTTCGCCGGCGAAGTGCGCCAGCTCGAAACGTTCTACCGGCAACACGGCATCAACTCGGTGCCGGCACTGATTCTGAACGGCACGCACCTGGTGTCCGGTTCGCAATCGGTCGAGTACTACGAACAGATGCTTAAACAACTGGCCAAGGCCTGA
- a CDS encoding AzlC family ABC transporter permease, translating to MNETSGSAPLMADRQPSRTFAEASPVVAGYFTVSFVFGLMAVNAGLPLWLPVAMCLFVYAGASQFAALALITSGASLTTIVLTTFLINARHMLMSVYMAKALRALGLSRMERWCYAGGLTDESFAFHSVKLGNGAPVNVRYLIGFNLFCHTSWVLGGLLGAVCAQYAAHLIKYQLDYALTAMMLYVLVSLCNTRKKLVAALAAVLCMGALSLAGSSPFNVFIATFVGCGVGVCLTKRS from the coding sequence ATGAATGAAACGTCCGGCAGTGCGCCGCTGATGGCCGACCGTCAGCCGTCGCGCACGTTCGCCGAAGCCAGCCCGGTGGTGGCCGGTTACTTCACGGTGTCGTTCGTGTTCGGGCTGATGGCGGTCAACGCCGGGTTGCCGCTGTGGCTGCCGGTGGCGATGTGCCTGTTCGTGTATGCCGGGGCTTCGCAGTTCGCGGCGCTGGCGCTGATCACCAGCGGGGCGTCGCTGACCACCATCGTGCTGACCACTTTCCTGATCAACGCGCGGCACATGCTGATGTCGGTGTACATGGCCAAGGCCTTGCGCGCGCTGGGCCTGAGCCGCATGGAGCGCTGGTGCTACGCCGGCGGGCTGACCGACGAATCGTTCGCCTTCCACAGCGTGAAGCTGGGCAACGGCGCACCGGTGAACGTGCGTTACCTGATCGGCTTCAACCTGTTTTGCCACACCTCTTGGGTGCTCGGCGGGCTGCTCGGGGCGGTCTGCGCGCAGTACGCGGCACACCTGATCAAGTACCAGCTCGATTACGCCCTGACCGCGATGATGCTCTACGTGCTGGTCTCGCTGTGCAACACCCGGAAAAAACTCGTCGCCGCCCTGGCCGCCGTGCTGTGCATGGGCGCGCTGAGCCTGGCCGGCAGTTCGCCGTTCAACGTTTTCATCGCCACGTTCGTGGGCTGCGGAGTGGGTGTATGCCTGACCAAACGTTCCTGA
- a CDS encoding type II toxin-antitoxin system RelB/DinJ family antitoxin, with protein sequence MAALLKTTDVRCRIDEDLKARATEVLNACGLSISDAMRLFLRQVVATQGLPFEVRVPSEKTARAMMEARDIRQRFDSIDDMLRAGDGETGEKEKTS encoded by the coding sequence ATGGCTGCACTGCTGAAAACTACCGATGTGCGCTGTCGCATCGATGAGGATTTGAAGGCGCGTGCGACAGAGGTGTTGAACGCCTGCGGGCTCAGTATCAGTGATGCCATGCGTCTTTTTCTTCGTCAGGTTGTCGCGACTCAGGGTTTGCCCTTCGAGGTGCGAGTCCCTTCGGAGAAGACCGCCCGCGCAATGATGGAAGCACGCGATATCCGCCAGCGTTTCGACTCGATAGACGACATGCTGAGGGCTGGCGATGGCGAAACCGGAGAAAAAGAAAAAACGAGCTGA
- a CDS encoding organic hydroperoxide resistance protein, whose translation MKVLYTAVATATGGRDGRAISSDKNLDVKLATPKELGGAGGDATNPEQLFAAGYSACFIGALKFVASQSKRSIPADASITAQVGIGQIPGGFGLDIDLNISLPGLEQSDAQALVEAAHHVCPYSNATRGNVDVRLHVTV comes from the coding sequence ATGAAAGTTCTCTACACCGCAGTCGCCACCGCCACCGGTGGTCGTGACGGCCGAGCCATCTCCAGCGACAAGAATCTCGACGTGAAACTGGCCACGCCCAAGGAGTTGGGCGGTGCCGGCGGTGATGCCACCAACCCGGAGCAACTGTTTGCCGCCGGTTATTCGGCCTGCTTCATCGGAGCACTGAAGTTCGTCGCCAGCCAGAGCAAACGCAGCATTCCCGCCGATGCCTCGATCACTGCGCAGGTCGGCATCGGCCAGATCCCGGGCGGCTTCGGCCTGGACATCGACCTGAACATCAGCCTGCCGGGCCTGGAGCAATCCGATGCGCAAGCGCTGGTGGAGGCGGCCCACCACGTGTGCCCGTACTCCAACGCAACCCGTGGCAACGTCGATGTCCGTCTGCACGTCACCGTCTGA
- a CDS encoding AzlD domain-containing protein: MPDQTFLMLVVALMMAVTFLPRALPLQVNTEHWPPFVARALEYLPVAIVAAISLTPLLIKDQRIQLDRPEFYAAIPTLLCAYFSKNLFLSVAVGTAAYIALGSFM; the protein is encoded by the coding sequence ATGCCTGACCAAACGTTCCTGATGCTGGTGGTGGCGCTGATGATGGCCGTGACCTTCCTGCCGCGGGCCCTGCCGCTGCAGGTCAACACCGAGCACTGGCCGCCCTTCGTGGCGCGTGCGCTGGAGTACCTGCCGGTGGCGATCGTCGCTGCGATCAGCCTGACACCCTTGTTGATCAAGGATCAGCGCATACAGCTCGACCGCCCGGAATTCTATGCCGCGATTCCGACGTTGTTATGTGCGTATTTCAGCAAAAACCTCTTTCTCAGTGTGGCGGTTGGGACGGCTGCGTACATTGCGCTCGGCTCGTTCATGTAG
- a CDS encoding type II toxin-antitoxin system YafQ family toxin — protein sequence MAKPEKKKKRAERPRQVAQTSEFKKSWDRYERAGRRDMNEVRKVMGMLFMGESLPPEYVDHALNGEWIGFRESHIGGDFLMIYENTRPDLITFVDLGTHSELFK from the coding sequence ATGGCGAAACCGGAGAAAAAGAAAAAACGAGCTGAACGGCCTAGGCAGGTTGCACAGACATCCGAGTTCAAGAAGTCCTGGGATCGTTACGAGCGTGCCGGGCGTCGCGATATGAATGAGGTTCGCAAGGTGATGGGGATGCTGTTCATGGGGGAGTCCCTACCCCCGGAGTATGTGGATCACGCCCTGAACGGTGAGTGGATCGGGTTTCGTGAAAGTCACATCGGAGGGGATTTTTTGATGATCTATGAGAATACACGTCCGGATCTGATCACCTTCGTTGACCTGGGCACGCATTCCGAGTTGTTTAAATAG
- a CDS encoding LysR family transcriptional regulator, whose product MDSRTLRNLMRIVQTGSLSAAAEHSCLTVQALAAQLNKVEEQFGFRLFRRSNKGLTLTPQGTELTPYMDRVLIATRQMEEKVETLKAPGQRTLKVALNTTLAPDFNRRMIGRLIEVFPDYQMEFSYAESMENLSKLKNEDFDLAVLIGPQRPGLPSLVLPDVQVQVVGAHCGQENDPLTLLGNKFQVRPAEDCPYSHSFLRFLDAGLGNHENGQRMIYSCSETLTLSLITQMDGVGMVSREAAQKNGLTIFPGFEDFLEVRLAVNNPNLSGQALNEVVDLPLHERAERNVRSRPNRHTEKEVFAEIRT is encoded by the coding sequence ATGGATAGCAGAACCTTACGCAACCTCATGCGCATCGTGCAGACCGGCTCGTTGTCGGCCGCAGCCGAGCATTCGTGCCTGACCGTGCAGGCGTTGGCCGCGCAGTTGAACAAGGTCGAAGAACAGTTTGGTTTCCGCTTGTTTCGCCGATCCAACAAAGGGCTGACGCTGACGCCCCAGGGCACCGAGCTCACGCCTTACATGGACCGGGTGCTGATCGCCACGCGCCAGATGGAAGAGAAAGTCGAAACGCTGAAGGCACCAGGACAGCGCACCCTGAAGGTGGCGCTGAACACCACGCTGGCGCCGGATTTCAACCGGCGGATGATCGGACGCCTGATTGAGGTGTTTCCCGATTACCAGATGGAATTCAGCTACGCCGAGTCGATGGAAAACCTCAGCAAGCTGAAGAACGAGGACTTCGACCTGGCGGTGCTGATCGGCCCGCAGCGGCCGGGCTTGCCGAGCCTTGTCCTGCCGGACGTGCAGGTGCAGGTGGTCGGTGCCCATTGCGGGCAGGAGAACGATCCGCTGACGTTGCTGGGCAACAAGTTTCAGGTGCGTCCGGCTGAGGATTGTCCGTATTCCCACAGCTTTTTGCGTTTTCTCGACGCGGGGCTGGGCAATCACGAGAACGGCCAGCGCATGATCTATTCATGCAGCGAAACCCTGACCCTGTCGCTGATCACCCAGATGGACGGCGTCGGCATGGTCTCGCGCGAGGCCGCGCAGAAGAACGGCCTGACGATCTTCCCGGGATTCGAGGATTTCCTCGAAGTGCGCCTGGCGGTGAACAACCCGAACCTGTCCGGCCAGGCGCTGAACGAGGTGGTCGATCTGCCGCTACATGAACGAGCCGAGCGCAATGTACGCAGCCGTCCCAACCGCCACACTGAGAAAGAGGTTTTTGCTGAAATACGCACATAA
- a CDS encoding hydrolase has product MNNPKTEVLTPLNSQLIFIDQQPQMAFGVQSIDRQTLKNNTVALAKAAKIFNVPTTFTTVETQSFSGHTYPELLAVFPDAPLLERTSMNSWDDQKVRDALKKNGRNKIIVSGLWTEVCNATFALSAMNDAGYEIYMVADASGGTTKEAHDYAMQRMIQAGVVPVTWQQVLLEWQRDWKNRDTYDAVMELVKEHSGAYGMGVDYAYTMVHKAPERVQHGPTLAPVAASV; this is encoded by the coding sequence ATGAACAATCCGAAAACTGAAGTCCTGACTCCGCTCAACAGCCAATTGATCTTCATCGATCAGCAGCCGCAGATGGCCTTCGGCGTTCAGAGCATCGACCGGCAAACGCTGAAGAACAATACCGTTGCCTTGGCCAAGGCAGCGAAGATTTTCAATGTCCCCACCACCTTCACCACGGTCGAGACACAAAGCTTCTCAGGTCATACCTACCCCGAGCTGCTCGCCGTGTTCCCGGACGCACCGCTGCTGGAGCGCACCTCCATGAACTCCTGGGACGATCAGAAGGTGCGCGACGCACTCAAGAAAAATGGCCGCAACAAGATCATCGTCTCCGGCTTGTGGACCGAGGTGTGCAATGCCACCTTCGCCCTCTCGGCCATGAACGATGCCGGCTATGAGATCTACATGGTTGCGGACGCCTCCGGCGGCACCACCAAAGAAGCCCACGATTACGCCATGCAGCGCATGATCCAGGCCGGCGTGGTGCCGGTCACCTGGCAGCAGGTGTTGCTGGAATGGCAACGGGACTGGAAGAACCGCGACACCTACGACGCAGTGATGGAACTGGTCAAAGAACATTCCGGTGCCTATGGCATGGGCGTCGACTACGCCTACACCATGGTGCACAAGGCACCTGAGCGCGTTCAGCACGGCCCCACCTTGGCGCCTGTCGCCGCATCTGTCTGA
- a CDS encoding SDR family NAD(P)-dependent oxidoreductase, with protein MSSSKKTVVVTGASQGLGEGMVKAFRELGYNIVATSRSIKPSSDPQILTIAGDIGDPATARRVISEGVARFGRIDTLVNNAGIFVAKPFTAYTPEDYAAVLSVNLNGFFYITQLAIGEMEKQGKGHVVNITTSLVDHAIDGVPSVLASLTKGGLNAATKSLAIEYAKRGIRVNAVSPGIIKTPMHGEETHAALGSLHPVGHMGEVEDIAQAVLYLDNAGFVTGEILHVDGGQSAGH; from the coding sequence ATGAGCAGCTCGAAAAAAACCGTCGTCGTCACCGGTGCATCCCAAGGTCTGGGCGAAGGCATGGTCAAGGCCTTCCGCGAACTGGGCTACAACATCGTCGCCACTTCGCGCTCGATCAAACCGTCGAGCGACCCGCAGATCCTGACCATCGCCGGCGACATCGGTGACCCCGCCACCGCCCGGCGCGTGATCAGCGAAGGCGTGGCCCGCTTCGGCCGCATCGACACCCTGGTCAACAACGCCGGCATCTTCGTCGCCAAACCGTTCACCGCCTATACCCCGGAAGACTACGCGGCGGTGCTGTCGGTCAACCTCAACGGCTTCTTCTACATCACCCAACTGGCCATCGGCGAAATGGAAAAACAGGGCAAGGGCCATGTGGTCAACATCACCACCAGCCTCGTTGACCACGCCATCGACGGTGTCCCTTCGGTGCTCGCCTCGCTGACCAAGGGCGGTCTCAACGCCGCGACCAAATCCCTGGCCATCGAGTACGCCAAACGCGGGATCCGCGTGAACGCGGTGTCGCCAGGCATCATCAAGACCCCGATGCACGGCGAAGAAACCCACGCGGCGCTGGGCAGCCTGCACCCGGTCGGGCACATGGGCGAAGTCGAAGACATCGCGCAGGCGGTGCTCTACCTCGACAACGCGGGGTTCGTGACCGGTGAGATTCTGCATGTGGACGGCGGGCAGAGCGCCGGGCACTGA
- a CDS encoding tautomerase family protein, which yields MPFVSVRITRDGVTAEQKAQVIAEITETLERVLNKRPDLTHIVIEEVDTDNWGYAGITTTEYRRQLAERGQS from the coding sequence ATGCCATTTGTCAGCGTCCGCATCACCCGCGACGGCGTCACCGCCGAACAGAAAGCCCAGGTGATCGCCGAAATCACGGAAACCCTGGAACGCGTCCTCAACAAACGCCCGGATCTGACCCACATCGTGATCGAAGAAGTCGACACCGATAACTGGGGCTACGCCGGCATCACCACCACCGAGTACCGCCGACAGCTGGCGGAACGGGGCCAGTCATGA
- a CDS encoding 2OG-Fe dioxygenase family protein — protein sequence MIVLNREVGESLRRDKYVNVQGGDFNLYGHFADFVRLTKSWENMEPDSYYGQADAGMRYRRYSDFEYNPKTRELRQLEHRAYVQSKANNSYVGGVVRHFQDFSDEVITSPVMRSLIDTDFEVYKNVLPEELHEEIWQCQIHQIRIEIKPGKQLEITPEGIHCDGYPFSGVHFWGRNNVDGAESRLYDIHEHQLASTTYQEILDTTYFLDRDMRHYVTPARNTHSSAMAYRQILAISFSRPGTAFDIVR from the coding sequence ATGATCGTTTTGAACAGAGAAGTGGGCGAATCGCTACGGCGCGACAAGTATGTCAACGTCCAGGGTGGTGACTTCAATCTCTACGGTCATTTCGCCGACTTCGTCAGACTGACCAAAAGTTGGGAAAACATGGAACCTGACAGTTATTACGGTCAGGCCGACGCCGGCATGCGTTACCGTCGTTACAGCGACTTCGAATACAACCCCAAGACCCGTGAACTGCGCCAGCTGGAACATCGCGCGTATGTGCAGTCCAAGGCCAACAACAGTTACGTGGGCGGCGTGGTGCGGCACTTTCAGGACTTCTCCGATGAAGTCATCACCTCGCCTGTGATGCGCAGCCTGATCGACACCGATTTCGAGGTGTACAAGAACGTGCTGCCGGAAGAGTTGCACGAGGAAATCTGGCAGTGCCAGATCCACCAGATCCGCATCGAGATCAAGCCCGGCAAGCAGCTGGAGATCACGCCGGAAGGCATCCACTGCGACGGCTACCCGTTCAGCGGCGTGCACTTCTGGGGCCGCAACAACGTCGACGGCGCCGAAAGCCGCCTGTACGACATCCATGAGCACCAGTTGGCGTCGACCACCTACCAGGAAATCCTCGACACCACGTACTTCCTCGACCGTGACATGCGCCATTACGTGACACCGGCACGCAACACCCACTCGAGCGCCATGGCGTACCGGCAGATTCTGGCGATTTCCTTCTCGCGGCCCGGGACCGCTTTCGACATTGTTCGCTAA
- a CDS encoding helix-turn-helix domain-containing protein produces the protein MNKDNSTVLATLTLASTGQLKSWQIRTAKQLMLDRLDTGISVTELAQACALSRSHFSRMFKKSTRMPPQQWLREQRVIKSRELLKASTMLLAEIALECGFCDQAHFCRTFMKAEGMTPLAWQQRAIGPTPVVA, from the coding sequence ATGAACAAGGACAACTCTACCGTGCTGGCGACGCTCACACTGGCTTCGACAGGGCAGCTCAAATCCTGGCAGATAAGAACGGCCAAACAACTGATGCTGGACAGGCTGGACACCGGCATATCAGTGACTGAGCTCGCTCAAGCATGCGCATTGTCGCGCAGTCACTTCTCTCGCATGTTCAAGAAAAGCACCCGGATGCCCCCGCAGCAATGGCTGCGTGAACAGCGGGTCATCAAGAGCAGGGAGCTGTTGAAGGCTTCCACGATGCTGCTCGCCGAGATCGCGCTGGAATGCGGCTTCTGCGATCAGGCTCACTTCTGTCGCACATTCATGAAGGCAGAAGGCATGACGCCGCTGGCTTGGCAGCAACGAGCAATCGGGCCGACGCCGGTCGTGGCTTGA
- a CDS encoding GNAT family N-acetyltransferase, which produces MERFFRQFDEVSFCEWQDAKCLRGVLIQKTTTAYLAFDVEGEIVGAVLGGMLGSRGTINHLAVSLRYRSQGVGQRLVEAASSDMKRVGVLRMFLFVDDANLAGKRFWTAQGFCEPHGERTYERDL; this is translated from the coding sequence ATGGAGCGCTTCTTCCGCCAGTTCGACGAAGTGTCCTTCTGCGAATGGCAGGACGCCAAGTGCCTGCGCGGCGTGCTGATCCAGAAGACCACCACGGCGTACCTGGCCTTCGACGTCGAAGGCGAGATCGTCGGCGCGGTGCTCGGCGGCATGCTCGGCAGCCGCGGCACCATCAACCACCTGGCGGTCAGCCTGCGCTACCGCAGCCAGGGCGTCGGCCAGCGGCTGGTGGAGGCGGCGTCGTCCGACATGAAGCGGGTCGGCGTGCTGCGGATGTTTCTGTTCGTCGACGATGCTAACCTCGCGGGCAAGCGTTTTTGGACGGCCCAGGGTTTTTGCGAACCTCACGGCGAACGGACTTACGAGAGGGATCTATGA
- a CDS encoding LysR family transcriptional regulator, with amino-acid sequence MGEAVNQLSWDDLRIIKTLSDCGNRSATAKKLGINVSTVSRRVAQVERTLGIALFDHRKSGYLLTAEGAELRALAERVELDIVSVTRRVSRSGQDPLGKLRITTSDSLLLYFFTPIIADFKALNEGITIEVLVGNETLSLARDESDIAIRATRKPAESLVGRKLANIAWAPYCCAKLMTASPLFEEGQAWVSYSAALCGLRATSYVESRVAAERIAYRTDSVAAASVAIAAGLGFGFLPCMLGDITPGLVRAGPVVPELQDELWLLTHQDIRKSWRVKAFMTFCAAAVASQKPLVEGQSPLPVA; translated from the coding sequence GTGGGCGAGGCGGTCAATCAGCTTTCGTGGGACGACTTGCGCATCATCAAGACGCTCAGTGATTGCGGCAACCGTTCGGCGACGGCCAAGAAGCTTGGCATCAATGTCTCCACCGTTTCGCGCCGGGTCGCCCAAGTCGAGCGAACGCTGGGCATCGCGCTGTTCGATCACCGCAAATCAGGGTATCTGCTCACCGCCGAGGGTGCTGAATTGCGGGCGCTCGCCGAGCGCGTGGAGCTGGATATCGTCAGCGTCACGCGGCGTGTTTCGCGTTCGGGCCAAGACCCCCTCGGGAAACTTCGAATCACCACCAGCGACTCGTTGCTGCTGTACTTCTTCACCCCCATCATCGCGGACTTCAAGGCCCTGAACGAGGGGATCACCATCGAGGTGCTGGTGGGCAATGAAACCCTGAGCCTCGCCCGGGATGAATCGGACATCGCGATTCGGGCGACGAGAAAACCTGCAGAAAGCCTGGTGGGGCGCAAACTGGCGAACATTGCCTGGGCACCTTATTGCTGCGCCAAGCTGATGACGGCCTCACCCCTTTTCGAAGAGGGCCAGGCATGGGTGTCATACTCCGCAGCGCTTTGCGGTTTGAGGGCGACAAGCTATGTCGAAAGCAGAGTCGCTGCCGAGCGCATCGCGTACCGCACCGATTCTGTCGCAGCGGCAAGCGTTGCAATCGCGGCGGGGCTGGGATTCGGATTCCTTCCCTGCATGCTGGGCGACATAACCCCGGGGTTGGTTCGCGCAGGACCGGTGGTGCCGGAGCTTCAGGATGAGTTGTGGCTGCTGACTCACCAGGACATCCGAAAATCGTGGCGAGTCAAAGCGTTCATGACCTTCTGCGCCGCAGCCGTGGCCAGTCAAAAGCCCCTGGTCGAGGGGCAATCGCCACTCCCGGTCGCATAG